The genomic region GGGTACGCCAGCGCGGTGTCGACGGCGACCTTGCCGCCGAACGAGCAGCCGACCAGCGCGACCTGGGGCAGGCCGAGCGCCTCCAGCAGCCCCGCCACGTCGTCGTGGTGGGCGAACGGCGTCGGCGGCAGCTCCGAGTCGCCGTAGCCCCGCAGGTCGGGGACGATCACCCGGTGCCGGGCGGCCAGCGCGTCGACCTGTCCCCGCCACATCCGCCGGTCCGCGATACCGGCGTGCAGCAGCACGACCGGGCTGCCGGTGCCGACATCGTCGTACGCCAGCACCGCGCCGTTCACCTCGATCTTGGTCATCGGTGGACCGTACGCATCGGACGACCGGGCGCGCAAGAAGTTAGATGAGACGTCGCTAACTCTGGTTAGCATTCTGCTTGCAAGAGCTAGCAGTCCGGACTACCGTCGGGTGCATGGCCACTGGTAAGGACCTTCCCGACATCGGCGGGTTCATTCGCGACCTCCGGCGGAACGCGAAGATCTCGCTGCGCCAGCTCGCCGAGCAGGCGGGGGTCAGCAACCCGTACCTCAGCCAGATCGAGCGTGGCCTGCGCAAGCCGAGCGCCGAGGTGCTCCAGCAACTCGCCAGCGCGCTGCGGGTCTCCACCCCGGCGATGTACCTGCGGGCCGGGCTGCTGGACGACAAGGAGGGCCAGGGGGTGCTCGCGGCGATCGCCGTGGACCCCGACCTGACCATGGCGCAGAAGCAGTCCCTGAGCCAGATCTACGAGACCTTCCGCCGGGAGAACACCCGGCTGGCCGAGGCGACCGCGGCGGCGAACGAGACCGCCGCGCCGGCCGAGCCGCCGGCCGCCGGCCGACCCGCCACCCCCGGCGAGTCGGCGGGCCTGGTCAACCCCGCCGCGACCGGACCGACCACACCGGACGGCAGCCCGACCGAGGCCGTCCTCGAGTCGGTGGCCGTCACCGAGGCGGGTCCGGCACCCGCCCCACCGAGCGCCACCCCCGAGAAGATGGCCGCCGACGCGGCCGAGGAGGAGAAGTCATGACCCAGCCGAAGACCAACCGCATCCCGGCCCCTCTTTACGCCGCCGCCGGCGCCGGCGAGCTGGCCCTTGAGCAGCTGCGCAAGCTGCCCGCCGTGGTCAGCGACCTCGGCACCAAGGTCGTCGCCGACCTCGGCGGCAAGGCCGTGGTGACCGGCCTCGAACTGCGCGAGAAGGCCACCGCCACGCTGCGTACCGCCAACGAGACGGCCGGCAGCCTGCGCGATCGCGACGTCCCGGCCGACCTGGCCAAGCTGCGTGAGGCGGCCGACCTGAACCGGCTCCGCGAGGCGGCCGACCTGGACCGGCTCCGCGAGGCGGCCGTCCGCAACGCCGCCGTCGTGGTTGCCGGCGCCTACGTCGCCCAGGAGCGGGCGCTGGCCGCGTACGGCGCCCTGGTCGCCCGTGGCGAGCGGGTGGTCGGCGCGGGCGTGCTGGAGGCCGCTGACACGGTCAACGCCGACATCGAGGCGACCGAGGCCGTGAAGAGCGCGCAGCCGGCCGCCACCGCCGCGCAGCCGGTCACGGAGGCCGCCGCGGACGTGCCGACCCCGGCCGAGGTGGCCGAGGTCGCGACGGCGAAGCCCGCCGCCGTCAAGAAGGCCACCCGTGCGCGGAAGGCCACCAAGGCGACGGCCACCGACGTGGACACGCCGTCGGCGAAGCTGCCCCGGGCCACCAAGCGGACCCGCCCGGCCGCCGAGTAATCCGTTCCACGGCGACCCCGGAGGCGTTCCTGTCGGACGTATCCGGGGTCGCCGACATAAGCTTGCCGTCATGGCCAACGCCGCGCCGCTCTTCGCCTTCGAAGTCCGCTACGTGATCGAGCTTGTCCTGCTCGTGTTCGCGCTGATCATCCAGGGCGTCGCGCTGGTGCACGCCATCACCCAGCGGTCCGACGGCTTCGCCGCCATCGGCACCCTGCCCAAGGGCGGCTGGATCGCCATCCTGGCGGTCTGCCTCGTGCTGACCCTGCTCGGCTTCGGCCCGATCAGCCTCTTCGGACTGATCGGCATCGCGGCCGCGCTGATCTATCTGCTGGACGTCCGGGTCGGCCTGCGCGACCTGAGCGACGGCAAAGGCTTCTGGTGAGAGGTTTCCGCTGGCCGCCGCCACCGGACGGTGGGCCCCGCACCTGGGGTCCCGGCCCGGGTGGTCCACGGACCGGGCGACCGGCCCTGCCCGAGCCGGAGACCGACCTGGTCACCACGCCGCACGGCGTACGGCTGGAGCGGCTCGTCACCGGCAGCGGTGACCCGGTCACCGTCTTCGCGCACGGGCTGGGCAACGGCATCGCCACCACCCGGCCGTTCGGCAGCGGGGTCACCGGCCGCCGGATCTTCTTCCAGTTCCGCGGGCACGGCCGCTCCGACGCGCCACCCGGCCCGTGGGGCTACCCCGAACTCGCCCGCGACCTGCGCGCGATGGCCGACCTGGGCGGCGCCACCCGAGCCTTCGGCGCCAGCCTCGGCGCGGGCGCGCTCTGCCGGCTGCTCTCCGAGAGCCCGGAGCGTTTCGAACGGCTGGTCTTCTTCCTGCCCGCCGTGCTCGACCAGCCCCGCGGCGAGGTGGCCCGGCAGCGGCTGACCGCGCTGCTGGACGCGGTGGAGAGTGGTGACGCGTCGGCGGTCGCGGAGGTCGTCTCCGCCGAGCTGCCGGCCGCGGTGCGCAACACCCCGGCCGGCTGGGCGTATCTGCGCCAGCGCCTCGACCAGCTGCTCCGCGACGGGCTCGCGCGGGGGCTGGCCAGCCTGCCCGACCAGGTCGCACTGCCGGCGGCGGGCGCGCTGGCGGCGGTCACCGCCCCGGCGCTGGTGATCGGATGCGCCGGCGACGACCTGCACCCGGTGGAGGTCGCCGAGCAGCTCGCGGCCGCGCTACCGGCGGCCACCCTGCACGTGTACGACCGGCCGGGCGTGCTGTGGTCGGAACGCGCCGACCTGCGCACGCGGATCTCCGGCTTCCTCAACGAGTAACGTGCCCTGATGGGCGTCACACACCACGGCCGGACGCACCGGCTGGACCTCGCCGACCCGACCCTGCGGGAGTGGGAGTGCACCGTGCTGCACGCCGACCCGGAGCAGGGCATCGTGCTGGACCGCTCGGCCTTCTACCCGGGCGGCGGCGGGCAGCCGCCGGACCACGGGGTCCTGCTCTGGCAGGGCGTGCAGACCCGGATCGTCGGCACCCGCAAGGGCGACGACCTCTGGCTGATCCCCGCCGAAGGTGATCCGCTGCCCCCGGCCGGCACCCCGGTGACCGGCGCGGTCGAGGACGACCGGCGCACCCGCCTGATGCGCACCCACTCGGGGCTGCATGTGCTCTGCGGCGTGGTCTTCCGCGACTTCGGCGCGCTCGTCACCGGCGGCAACATGGAACCCGGTGAGGCGCGGATGGACTTCAACCTCCCCGAGGTGCCACCGAACTTCAAGACCCGGATCGAGGAGCTGGTCAACGCCGAGGTGGCGGCCGACCGGTCGGTCGCGGTCCGGGTGCTGCCCCGGGCGGAGGCACTGTCCCTGCCGGACATCATCCGCACCCAGTCCAACCTGATCCCGCCGGACGAGCAGGAGGTCCGGATCGTCGACATCGTCGGGCTGGACGTGCAGGCCGACGGCGGCACCCACGTCGCCTCGACCGCCCAGATCGGCAAGGTGCAGGTGGTCAAGGTGGAGAGCAAGGGCCGGGCGAACCGTCGGGTCCGCGTCCGCCTGGCGGACTGACCCGGCGCGTACGGATCACGCACGCTGCCGGACCCGGGTGGCGCACTGGCCACCCGGGTCCGGGGCGCTCAGTAGCGGGGGCCGAACTCGACCGGCTCAGCCCAGCTCGCGCCGCCGTGTGCGGTCCCCGGGTGCAGCCAGAGCTTGCGGGTGGCGCCGTCCACGCTGACCAGATCGTCGAATCCGTCTCCGGTGAACCCGCCGGCGGTGACCTCGTTCCGGTTCTCCCAGCCGGCGTCGAACAGCGAGACCCACGTAGCGAAGTCGGCCTGGTTGCTGGCGCCGGGGTACATCCGGACCTGACCGGCCGCCGTGGTCACGACGATGAGGTCGTCATAGGCGTCCCGGTCGAAACGGCCGGTGGTGAAGCCGGTCAGCGCGCCCCAGCCGCTGCGTCCGACCTCGGTCCGCGTGCCGAAGTCCCCCGTGGCGGCCTTCGCGTAGAGCCACAGCTTGCCGGTGGCCTTGTCCACGGCGAGCAGGTCGTCACGACCGCTCCGGTCGACGTCCGACGCGGTGAGGGAGGTCATCGTGTTCCACGAGCTGAGGCCCACCACCGTGCTCGTCCCGAAGGCCCCACCCGCGGCGGTCCCGGGGTAGCGCAGGAGCCTGCCGGTCGAGACCTCGATGGCCAGGAGGTCGTCGAAGTCATCCGCGGTGAACCGGCCGACGGTGAGTTCTCCCAGGCCGGCCCAACCGGTACCGATGACCACCGGGGGGCCGAAGGTGCCGGCGGCGGTGCCGGGATGCAGCCAGAGTGCGCCCGTCGTCGGCGCGACTCCGATCAGGTCGGTGCGGCCGTCGCGGGTGAACTCGCCGGCGACGAGATCCCGGAGCCCGTTCGGCTCGCTGCCGACGGCGCGGCCGGCCGGGACGACACGGGTAGCCCACGTGGTGCCCGCGGCGGTGCCGGGGTAGATCCAGACCTGCCCCGGGATCGTGTCGACCGCGAGCAGGTCGTCGTAGCCGTCGCCGGTGAACCGGCCGGCGGCGAGACCCGACATGGCGTTCCAACCGCCGTTGCCGGAGAGCACGCGGGCGCCGAAGGCGCCTCCGGCGGCCGTGCCCGGGTAGAGCCACTGCTTGCCGGTGGCCTTCTCGACGGCGACGAGGTCGTCGTAGCCGTCCCGGTTGAACCGGCCGGCGGTCAGCTCCTTGACCAGGTCCCAGTCGAACGCGCCGATCTCACTGCGGGTGCCGAACGCGCCACCGGTGGCCGTGCCCGGGTAGAGCCAGAGCTTCCCGTTGCTCTTCTCGACGGCGATGACGTCGTCGTAGCTGTCGCGGTTGAACCGGCCGGCGGTCAGCTCTGTCAGCGCGGTCCAGCCGGACCTGCCCACCTCGACCCGGGCACCCAGCACGTCCGACCCGCCAGTGCCGGGGAAGAGCCACTGCTTGCCCGTGGCCTTCTCGACGGCGATGAGGTCGTCGCGGCCGTCCCGGTCGAACTCGCCGGTGGCGAAGTCCTGATAGTCGTTCCCGTTGACAGTGGTGGCGATCCGGATCGGCCGGTCCCAGGCGCCGCCGCCGATGCCCCGGTGGAGCCGGAGCACGCCGGTGGCGGCGTCTACCGACAGCAGGTCGTCGATGCTGTCGCCGGTGAACTCTCCGGTGACAGGGGCGGTGAGGGCGTACGGCTGCTCCAGCAGGCTCTGCCGGAACCAGGCGGCCAGGTCGTCGAGGCGGGCCTGCGTCGCACCGGTGCGGGTCTCGGTCTCGCCGAGGCAGCCCGCCTGCCAGCTGGTGTCGTTGATCCCGACGAGTTCGGGGGAGGCGCCGTTGTCCCGGAAGGCGGGCCCGCCCGCGTCGCCCCTGCAGATCGTGGCGCCGGCGGACGCGGCGGCGACCGTGACGGCGGTGGCGGTGGCGCTGGAGACGGTGAACGTGCCGGTGTGCAGCCGGTCGGGAATCCATTCCGTGGCGGTACGACCGTAGCCGGTGACCCGGATCGTCTCGCCCGGCGCGGCGGCGGCGGTGGACCAGGCGATCGGGTCGATGTCGGTGACCGGCGCGGAGAGCTCGGCCAGTACCACGTTGCGGTCCGGGTGCGGGACAAGGTGGGTGGCCAGGAGCCGGTGCCCGCGGGTGCCGGTCAGGTCCGTGCGCCCGACCAGGACGGTCGTGGGCCGGCTGGGCGCCCCGGTGGCGACGGGTGCCGTCCCGTCGGTGAAGCAGGACTTCGCGGTGACGATCCACCGGGCGTCGACCAGGGCACCCGTGCAGCTGCGCAGGTCGCCGAAGGTGACCTTCGCGGTGAACGCGTACCCGCCGTCGGCCACCTCCTCGCCGCCACCGACGGCGGCCGCGGTGCTACTGACCAGTGCTCCGCCGGCTAGCGCGGCCACCACCAGCGCGCCACCGAGGGCACGCATGCGTCTTGTGAACAATGACATCTCCCCGTGTGATGGTCGGCTCGACACCGACTGCCGGCAGACTATCCATCGACAACCGCGACTGGTGTCCCCGACGGGCGAAACGGAAACGCTGTGGTCATCTCGCCTCGGGCGTCGAGGGCGGGGGTTCGGTGTGCGGCGACTCGTGGGCCACCGGTGGCAGGTGGGCGGCGCGGACGTCGAGCAGCCAGCGCTCGACGGTCGGCTCGTCCGGTCGGGCCGGCAGCGGGGTGCAGACGCGGGCGAAGTCCTCCTCCGCCTCGGCCAGCAGGGCCCGTGCCTCGGCCAGCTCGCCGCCGGCCACCCGGTCGCCGAAGGCCCGGAACCACTCCGGGTCGGCGAGCCGGATCTCCAGCACGCCGGTGGCGTAGAGCAGCCGCCCCTGGTGCACGAGCCGGGCGAGGTGGCGGGCGTGCTTCGCGGTCCGGCGGCGTACGTCGGCGGAGAACGTCCCGTCGCCGCGCGACTCCAGCTTGCGGAACTGCTGTGACGCGTACCCGAGGTAGGCGTCGCGGACCCGCGGCGCGCTGAGGAACGCGGACCGGATGGCGATCAGCCGCTCGCCGAACTCGGTGCGTGTCTCGTAGCAGTGGTCCGGCAGCCAGGCCAGCTCGGTCGCGGTCGGGTTGCCGCTCAGCGCCAGCCGGCAGAACTTTCGAGCCTCGTGCAGGGTCACGTCCGGGTCGGTCGTGACCACCGACTCCCGGGGCGGGTGCAGGCCGTGGAAGGCGACCGTGGGCGCCGCGAACACACCGATCCGGTCGGTGTCCGAGCCCGGCCGGGCCAGCCCGTACGCGACCGAGCCGACGATGCCGGAGAGCAGCAGGTGCATGTCGGGAGCATGACGGACGACACCGGATCGCGAAACCGGACTTC from Micromonospora sp. WMMD812 harbors:
- a CDS encoding DUF2516 family protein, translated to MANAAPLFAFEVRYVIELVLLVFALIIQGVALVHAITQRSDGFAAIGTLPKGGWIAILAVCLVLTLLGFGPISLFGLIGIAAALIYLLDVRVGLRDLSDGKGFW
- a CDS encoding alpha/beta hydrolase, which translates into the protein MRGFRWPPPPDGGPRTWGPGPGGPRTGRPALPEPETDLVTTPHGVRLERLVTGSGDPVTVFAHGLGNGIATTRPFGSGVTGRRIFFQFRGHGRSDAPPGPWGYPELARDLRAMADLGGATRAFGASLGAGALCRLLSESPERFERLVFFLPAVLDQPRGEVARQRLTALLDAVESGDASAVAEVVSAELPAAVRNTPAGWAYLRQRLDQLLRDGLARGLASLPDQVALPAAGALAAVTAPALVIGCAGDDLHPVEVAEQLAAALPAATLHVYDRPGVLWSERADLRTRISGFLNE
- a CDS encoding nucleotidyltransferase domain-containing protein; translation: MHLLLSGIVGSVAYGLARPGSDTDRIGVFAAPTVAFHGLHPPRESVVTTDPDVTLHEARKFCRLALSGNPTATELAWLPDHCYETRTEFGERLIAIRSAFLSAPRVRDAYLGYASQQFRKLESRGDGTFSADVRRRTAKHARHLARLVHQGRLLYATGVLEIRLADPEWFRAFGDRVAGGELAEARALLAEAEEDFARVCTPLPARPDEPTVERWLLDVRAAHLPPVAHESPHTEPPPSTPEAR
- a CDS encoding alanyl-tRNA editing protein, whose product is MGVTHHGRTHRLDLADPTLREWECTVLHADPEQGIVLDRSAFYPGGGGQPPDHGVLLWQGVQTRIVGTRKGDDLWLIPAEGDPLPPAGTPVTGAVEDDRRTRLMRTHSGLHVLCGVVFRDFGALVTGGNMEPGEARMDFNLPEVPPNFKTRIEELVNAEVAADRSVAVRVLPRAEALSLPDIIRTQSNLIPPDEQEVRIVDIVGLDVQADGGTHVASTAQIGKVQVVKVESKGRANRRVRVRLAD
- a CDS encoding helix-turn-helix transcriptional regulator, whose product is MATGKDLPDIGGFIRDLRRNAKISLRQLAEQAGVSNPYLSQIERGLRKPSAEVLQQLASALRVSTPAMYLRAGLLDDKEGQGVLAAIAVDPDLTMAQKQSLSQIYETFRRENTRLAEATAAANETAAPAEPPAAGRPATPGESAGLVNPAATGPTTPDGSPTEAVLESVAVTEAGPAPAPPSATPEKMAADAAEEEKS
- a CDS encoding S1 family peptidase, with translation MRALGGALVVAALAGGALVSSTAAAVGGGEEVADGGYAFTAKVTFGDLRSCTGALVDARWIVTAKSCFTDGTAPVATGAPSRPTTVLVGRTDLTGTRGHRLLATHLVPHPDRNVVLAELSAPVTDIDPIAWSTAAAAPGETIRVTGYGRTATEWIPDRLHTGTFTVSSATATAVTVAAASAGATICRGDAGGPAFRDNGASPELVGINDTSWQAGCLGETETRTGATQARLDDLAAWFRQSLLEQPYALTAPVTGEFTGDSIDDLLSVDAATGVLRLHRGIGGGAWDRPIRIATTVNGNDYQDFATGEFDRDGRDDLIAVEKATGKQWLFPGTGGSDVLGARVEVGRSGWTALTELTAGRFNRDSYDDVIAVEKSNGKLWLYPGTATGGAFGTRSEIGAFDWDLVKELTAGRFNRDGYDDLVAVEKATGKQWLYPGTAAGGAFGARVLSGNGGWNAMSGLAAGRFTGDGYDDLLAVDTIPGQVWIYPGTAAGTTWATRVVPAGRAVGSEPNGLRDLVAGEFTRDGRTDLIGVAPTTGALWLHPGTAAGTFGPPVVIGTGWAGLGELTVGRFTADDFDDLLAIEVSTGRLLRYPGTAAGGAFGTSTVVGLSSWNTMTSLTASDVDRSGRDDLLAVDKATGKLWLYAKAATGDFGTRTEVGRSGWGALTGFTTGRFDRDAYDDLIVVTTAAGQVRMYPGASNQADFATWVSLFDAGWENRNEVTAGGFTGDGFDDLVSVDGATRKLWLHPGTAHGGASWAEPVEFGPRY